In Ferroplasma sp., a single window of DNA contains:
- a CDS encoding DUF2079 domain-containing protein, with translation MQKQTKIDIIILSAFTILFSILSSIISYLKYISFNDSVYDLGVSSALIKNALTSPVAYHKLIYFLIFPVYHFFPSQVGLMVFQDFFICAGSIPLYFISRRVIDDRKYSVIISLLWLLYFPLSGVQWFDFHFMALFPTLFLAGFAFFVYGKYRESLILMFLAGITDLLAPFILIFLVIILIIKKSKVPKYYLYSIIFTVAAIIILVFTQYPSYILGLLNLYSLYANPAILYASLNRKILYFVLAGIPLGLISFTVPEALLIVPYIGLVFVHNYTPYFQPVLYQYPALIASGMFISFIYGLKRISSGKLKVKIKHIMPAVVAITVITWLLFTPYGNLITNNNSGIQYANEISMGNYDTHSAITYTLEDGELNSMIVKIPEGSSVAIQNNMPQLVQSYNYVLPCNGYNGSPQYIITDPYSVWFYNVGIAPNTYTNTLTFVNEKLSSGNYGILYEESGMILMERGYAGKPIKFIPYKASARNNSIINFIPPGNYSIQSNVNITLISSSETYNIVPDNGHAYFQITKYITGVRVEFNSNMSVAFIQKNYII, from the coding sequence ATGCAGAAACAAACAAAAATAGATATAATTATCTTATCTGCATTCACTATACTATTCTCAATTTTATCCTCAATAATTTCCTACTTAAAATATATCAGCTTTAATGACAGTGTTTACGATTTGGGTGTTTCATCTGCCCTTATTAAGAATGCCCTTACATCTCCTGTTGCCTATCATAAACTTATATATTTTCTAATATTTCCTGTTTATCATTTCTTTCCCTCACAGGTTGGTTTAATGGTTTTTCAAGACTTCTTCATATGTGCTGGAAGCATTCCACTGTATTTCATATCCAGAAGGGTAATAGACGACAGGAAATATTCAGTAATTATATCACTATTATGGCTACTATATTTTCCACTGTCAGGTGTACAGTGGTTTGATTTCCACTTTATGGCACTTTTCCCCACTTTATTTCTTGCAGGATTTGCATTTTTTGTATATGGAAAATATAGGGAATCTTTAATCCTTATGTTTCTGGCAGGAATAACCGATCTGCTGGCCCCGTTTATACTTATTTTTCTTGTAATAATATTGATTATTAAGAAGTCAAAGGTTCCAAAATATTATTTATATTCCATAATATTCACGGTTGCCGCCATAATTATCCTTGTCTTTACGCAATATCCGTCCTATATACTGGGGCTCCTAAACCTATATTCACTATACGCAAACCCTGCAATTTTATACGCATCGTTGAATAGGAAAATTTTATATTTTGTACTTGCTGGCATACCTCTGGGACTGATATCCTTTACTGTACCGGAGGCACTCCTTATAGTTCCCTATATTGGCCTTGTATTTGTACATAATTATACTCCATATTTTCAGCCGGTATTGTATCAGTATCCTGCCTTAATTGCCTCTGGAATGTTTATTTCATTTATTTACGGCTTAAAACGGATTTCATCCGGCAAATTAAAAGTAAAAATTAAACACATAATGCCGGCTGTAGTTGCAATTACAGTTATAACATGGCTCCTCTTTACACCCTATGGAAATTTAATCACAAATAATAACTCCGGAATTCAGTACGCAAATGAAATATCAATGGGGAATTATGATACGCATTCTGCTATTACATACACCCTGGAGGATGGGGAGTTAAACTCAATGATAGTCAAAATTCCGGAAGGTTCTTCTGTTGCCATACAGAATAATATGCCGCAGCTGGTACAATCATACAATTACGTGTTGCCATGCAACGGGTATAATGGGTCCCCACAGTATATAATCACCGACCCATACTCGGTGTGGTTTTACAATGTGGGCATAGCGCCAAATACATACACTAATACCCTGACATTTGTCAATGAAAAATTAAGCTCCGGTAACTATGGAATACTATACGAGGAATCAGGCATGATTTTAATGGAGAGGGGATATGCAGGAAAACCAATTAAATTTATTCCTTATAAAGCAAGTGCCAGGAACAATTCAATTATTAATTTTATTCCTCCGGGGAATTATTCGATTCAGTCTAATGTAAACATAACACTTATTAGCAGTAGTGAAACGTATAATATAGTTCCGGACAATGGCCATGCATATTTTCAAATAACAAAATACATCACAGGTGTAAGGGTAGAATTTAATTCGAATATGAGTGTTGCATTTATCCAGAAAAATTACATTATTTAG
- a CDS encoding glycosyltransferase has translation MEHGKNSGSSEKYETGISLIIPAYHEKNRIMQSLNKYIPVLESTGLKYEIIVVIDGEDGTQNILGGIKNLSYYKPVIRLGKGGAVKKGFSLAKYSYIGYIDADGSLDAKDFKNLLSSIKNNCCTIASRYLNNSKWINKEPLFNRISSRGFNLLVNAFFRLNVKDTQCGAKFFNKKIIDKILPAVTVRNRTFDVSILYHVKRSGFKISEMPVTWNHDNNSNMPIKAAIIPMFMTIVAIKLMNSRIKEYVPKFFYKVVSKFNFY, from the coding sequence ATGGAACATGGCAAAAATTCAGGAAGTTCTGAAAAATACGAAACAGGCATATCTTTAATTATACCTGCATATCATGAGAAAAACAGAATCATGCAGAGTTTAAATAAATACATACCCGTTCTTGAATCCACAGGTTTGAAATATGAAATTATAGTTGTGATTGATGGGGAGGATGGAACACAGAATATATTGGGCGGGATTAAAAATTTAAGTTATTACAAGCCAGTAATAAGGCTCGGTAAGGGTGGTGCTGTCAAGAAAGGCTTTTCACTTGCAAAATATAGCTATATAGGGTATATAGACGCAGACGGAAGTCTGGACGCAAAGGATTTTAAAAATTTGCTTTCAAGCATAAAGAATAATTGCTGCACAATAGCATCAAGATATCTGAATAATAGCAAATGGATCAATAAAGAGCCATTATTTAACAGAATATCCAGTAGGGGATTCAACCTCCTTGTCAATGCGTTCTTCAGGCTAAATGTTAAGGATACACAGTGTGGTGCAAAATTTTTCAATAAAAAGATTATAGATAAGATACTTCCAGCCGTAACTGTCAGGAACAGGACATTCGATGTTTCTATACTGTACCATGTAAAGAGATCAGGATTCAAGATCAGTGAAATGCCTGTAACATGGAATCATGATAATAATTCAAACATGCCCATAAAGGCAGCGATAATACCCATGTTCATGACAATAGTTGCAATAAAGCTCATGAATTCAAGAATTAAAGAATATGTTCCAAAGTTTTTTTATAAAGTTGTTTCAAAATTCAATTTTTATTGA
- a CDS encoding NAD-dependent epimerase/dehydratase family protein, which translates to MKSLVIGGSGFIGRNIIELLNKKGHYTISYDIAEKDNDANEHVIGSISDYEKLYSSMKGADYVFNLAAVTSPPEFEDIDSNGYEINVMGTYNILKSAYKNNVKKVILASSSAVYGNIDVPVKENMVTDAYPNLYAVTKYTNEITARSFSLLRHLDSVYLRYFNTYGTGENSKGAYSSIFHKFIEDLKNKKTPVIFGDGTQRRDFIYIKDNARASVLAMEKGKTGEAYNIGTGVSTDFNTIYKIISEEMGSSINPKYEKNPFSSYQMFTEANIEKAKADLGFAPEYNIRSGVRAMLDQ; encoded by the coding sequence ATGAAATCACTGGTAATAGGAGGTTCTGGATTTATAGGGAGAAATATCATAGAATTATTGAATAAAAAAGGCCATTACACCATTTCATATGATATTGCAGAAAAGGATAATGATGCAAATGAACATGTCATAGGAAGCATATCTGATTATGAGAAACTTTATAGTTCCATGAAAGGTGCTGATTATGTTTTTAATCTAGCTGCTGTCACATCACCACCAGAATTTGAAGATATAGATTCAAATGGCTATGAAATCAACGTAATGGGAACATATAATATACTGAAATCTGCATATAAAAACAATGTTAAAAAGGTTATTTTGGCATCATCATCAGCAGTATATGGCAATATAGATGTCCCTGTAAAAGAGAATATGGTTACAGATGCATATCCCAACCTGTATGCAGTGACAAAGTATACAAATGAAATTACTGCAAGGTCATTTTCACTCTTGAGGCATCTGGATTCTGTTTATTTAAGATATTTCAATACATACGGAACAGGCGAGAACAGCAAGGGTGCATATTCAAGTATATTCCACAAGTTCATAGAAGACTTAAAGAATAAAAAAACCCCGGTAATATTCGGCGACGGCACCCAGAGAAGGGATTTCATTTACATAAAGGACAATGCAAGGGCATCTGTTCTTGCAATGGAAAAGGGAAAAACAGGGGAAGCCTATAATATTGGAACCGGGGTATCCACTGATTTCAATACAATCTATAAAATCATCAGTGAGGAAATGGGTTCAAGCATTAACCCAAAATATGAGAAAAACCCGTTTTCCAGTTACCAGATGTTTACTGAAGCTAACATTGAAAAGGCAAAGGCTGATTTAGGCTTTGCCCCGGAATATAATATCAGGTCAGGTGTCAGGGCGATGCTGGATCAATAA
- a CDS encoding NAD-dependent epimerase/dehydratase family protein yields MSIRNKEILVTGGAGFIGSNLVNTLSKENHVYALDDLQTGSVHNLDDSIGRIEFIKDKVKNINDYEINPDYIFHIGIYSSSPMYKNNPHLMANAIDDLITVLEYAKPKRVPIVYASTSSIYNGIEEQKEDAIPKVSDYYTEARIAMERIANLYCNLYDMSVSGMRFFSVYGYNERSKKIYANLVSQFLWAMHDNISPVLYGDGEQKRDFVFIEDLVNALILAAENNKKFNVYNVGTGKNYTLNELVKILNKHLNKDIKPEYIENPMKDTYVYYTKADIRKTEEMIGFKARISLDEGIDKLIKYYNY; encoded by the coding sequence ATGTCAATCAGGAATAAGGAAATTTTAGTTACAGGCGGTGCAGGGTTCATTGGATCCAATTTGGTAAACACGTTATCAAAAGAGAATCATGTGTATGCGCTTGACGACCTTCAGACAGGGTCAGTTCATAATTTAGATGATTCAATAGGAAGGATAGAATTCATAAAGGATAAGGTCAAGAATATAAATGACTATGAGATAAATCCTGATTACATATTTCATATTGGAATATACTCTTCTTCACCCATGTACAAGAACAATCCACACCTAATGGCAAATGCCATAGATGATTTGATAACAGTGTTAGAGTATGCAAAGCCAAAGAGAGTACCCATAGTGTATGCATCCACATCATCCATATACAATGGAATAGAGGAGCAGAAGGAGGATGCCATACCCAAGGTATCGGACTACTACACCGAGGCAAGGATAGCAATGGAGAGGATAGCGAACTTATACTGCAACCTATATGATATGAGCGTATCGGGCATGAGGTTCTTCTCCGTGTATGGCTATAATGAGAGGTCAAAGAAGATATATGCAAACTTAGTATCCCAGTTCCTCTGGGCAATGCATGACAACATTAGCCCTGTGCTATATGGAGACGGTGAGCAGAAGAGGGATTTTGTATTCATAGAGGATTTAGTCAATGCACTAATCCTTGCAGCAGAGAACAATAAGAAATTCAATGTGTACAATGTTGGAACAGGAAAGAACTATACACTGAATGAACTGGTAAAGATATTAAATAAGCATCTAAACAAGGACATAAAGCCCGAGTACATTGAGAACCCCATGAAGGACACATACGTCTACTACACAAAGGCAGATATAAGGAAGACTGAGGAGATGATAGGCTTTAAGGCAAGGATATCCCTGGACGAGGGAATTGACAAACTGATAAAGTATTATAATTACTAA
- a CDS encoding glycosyltransferase family 4 protein, whose protein sequence is MRVLWFAHRDIKHPKAGGAERTIYEVGKRLTKLNIDVHLVTVNPGNLLNYENVDGIKTYRIKGNIKAHLSVKKMVKKIDPDVIIDDMDHAIPWCSSWFTHKKVIVFFRHLHARSLPGQVNIFLAKIITLIEKMYPFIYRNNTFITESDTSENDLIHLGIKRENIIRIPPGVDLNLFHPGEKIKNIQLLYFGGLRKYKRPEYAIKVYEELHNEIHNLKLVVTGNGPMLNKLKEDIKSKNYNIDFLGKINYNKLSKIISESWVNLHFSVTEGWGLSILESSASGTPSVAFRVPGVVDTIKNNFNGFLVEDISDFKDKILYIIKNEDLFIKNSRKFAENFTWDKTAEMWYKLLCNETIQ, encoded by the coding sequence ATGAGAGTTTTATGGTTTGCCCACCGTGATATCAAACATCCAAAAGCCGGGGGAGCAGAAAGGACAATTTATGAGGTGGGAAAAAGATTGACTAAATTAAATATAGACGTTCATTTAGTTACAGTAAATCCTGGCAATTTATTAAATTATGAGAATGTTGATGGAATAAAAACATATAGGATAAAAGGAAACATTAAAGCCCATCTAAGTGTTAAAAAAATGGTTAAAAAAATTGACCCTGATGTAATAATAGACGATATGGATCATGCCATTCCGTGGTGCTCCTCATGGTTTACCCATAAAAAAGTAATAGTATTTTTTAGGCATTTACATGCAAGGTCTTTACCAGGGCAGGTAAATATTTTTTTAGCTAAAATAATTACGCTTATTGAAAAAATGTATCCGTTTATATATAGAAATAATACATTTATAACAGAATCAGATACATCAGAAAACGATTTAATTCATTTAGGAATAAAAAGAGAAAATATAATAAGAATACCTCCTGGTGTTGATTTAAATTTATTTCATCCCGGAGAGAAAATAAAAAATATACAGTTATTATATTTTGGCGGCCTTAGAAAATATAAGAGGCCAGAGTATGCTATAAAGGTTTATGAGGAATTACATAATGAAATACACAATTTAAAATTGGTTGTAACCGGCAACGGGCCAATGTTAAATAAACTTAAAGAAGATATAAAAAGTAAGAATTATAATATTGATTTTTTGGGTAAAATAAATTATAATAAACTATCAAAAATAATAAGTGAATCATGGGTTAATCTTCATTTTTCAGTTACAGAAGGCTGGGGATTGTCAATACTGGAATCATCTGCATCAGGAACACCAAGTGTTGCCTTTAGAGTTCCCGGTGTTGTAGATACAATCAAAAATAATTTTAACGGTTTTTTAGTCGAGGATATTAGTGACTTTAAGGATAAAATATTGTATATTATTAAAAATGAGGATTTATTTATTAAAAATTCCAGAAAATTTGCAGAAAACTTTACATGGGATAAAACGGCTGAAATGTGGTATAAATTACTATGTAACGAAACCATACAATAA
- a CDS encoding glycosyltransferase family 2 protein — MISIEMITKNDNNINKSINAILNQEFKDLEIIIVDSSIEDHYKDYESISCIKYIHDVNSNFLNARFNANKVAGGDYVLLLDSTRILDKDVLANLINLGENKDMVIIPEINKSKSKILNYNKWGKIDINYVLSNCNPVNGIFLPRFYKKNILDDAFNRVLNNINKNEINNICSLEDRMLYLEALKISNKIGVCKSYLIHRESESLMNYIKKYYRYGKCNYYVFSRISRYSYLGDPRVKIENKGTSIHKNSLKNKILFFIKTISFILGFLSAKFKHQ; from the coding sequence ATGATTTCAATCGAGATGATAACCAAAAATGATAATAATATTAATAAATCCATAAATGCAATTTTAAATCAGGAATTTAAGGATCTTGAAATTATTATAGTAGATTCTTCAATAGAAGATCATTATAAGGACTATGAAAGTATAAGTTGCATAAAATATATTCATGATGTTAATTCAAATTTTTTGAATGCAAGGTTTAATGCCAACAAGGTTGCTGGTGGAGACTATGTTTTATTATTAGATAGCACCAGAATCCTTGATAAGGATGTTTTAGCAAACTTAATAAATTTAGGTGAAAATAAAGATATGGTAATAATTCCTGAAATAAATAAATCTAAGTCAAAAATTTTAAATTATAATAAATGGGGAAAAATAGATATTAACTACGTTTTATCAAACTGCAACCCTGTTAACGGTATTTTTTTACCTAGATTTTATAAGAAAAATATATTGGACGACGCATTCAACAGAGTTTTAAATAATATAAATAAAAATGAAATTAATAACATATGCTCGCTTGAAGATAGAATGTTGTATCTTGAGGCTTTAAAAATAAGTAATAAAATTGGCGTTTGTAAAAGTTACTTAATACATAGAGAATCAGAGTCATTAATGAATTATATTAAAAAATATTACAGATATGGTAAATGCAATTATTATGTATTTTCTAGAATATCACGTTATTCATATTTAGGTGACCCACGTGTAAAGATAGAGAATAAAGGAACTAGTATACATAAAAATTCTTTAAAAAATAAAATTTTATTTTTTATAAAGACTATTTCTTTTATTTTGGGATTTTTAAGTGCTAAATTTAAACATCAATAA
- a CDS encoding IS3 family transposase: MSSVNEMTNNGIEVKKACYYSGINRITYYYRIKHENIEDNRRITRIDNNIIDKIIELCKERITYGYNRIWALLRNSGINIAKKTVYKIMKNNNLTLPLHNHKNRRGLKLLKADRPEMLIETDITYIPTNNGMTYLMCIKDVFSKEWYGYNYNTSCTAKDAINAIDDAIIRKFNGIVPDNITLRTDNGPQYISKEFNNYLKIMGINHEYIERETPEENGDIESFHNSIKTDYIWINEINNYNEGKIMIENAFYDYNNIRPHSTLDYYSPLQFLGKWNNDSSFREYYRGFLKNLKDSYRRRKINYYKRSIINVS; encoded by the coding sequence GTGAGTTCGGTGAATGAGATGACTAATAATGGAATTGAAGTAAAAAAAGCATGCTATTATTCTGGAATCAACAGGATAACATACTATTACAGAATAAAGCATGAAAACATTGAAGATAATAGGCGTATAACAAGGATTGATAATAATATTATAGATAAAATAATAGAACTATGCAAGGAAAGAATAACCTATGGCTATAACAGGATATGGGCATTATTAAGGAATTCAGGTATAAATATAGCTAAGAAAACAGTTTATAAAATAATGAAGAATAATAATCTAACTTTACCATTGCATAACCATAAGAATAGAAGGGGATTGAAATTATTAAAAGCTGATAGACCTGAAATGCTGATTGAAACAGATATTACTTATATTCCAACAAACAATGGAATGACCTATTTAATGTGTATTAAGGATGTATTCTCCAAGGAATGGTATGGCTATAATTATAATACATCATGCACAGCTAAGGATGCAATAAATGCAATAGATGATGCTATTATAAGGAAATTCAATGGCATAGTACCTGACAATATTACATTGAGGACAGATAATGGTCCCCAGTACATATCTAAAGAGTTCAATAATTATCTTAAAATAATGGGAATTAACCATGAATACATAGAAAGGGAAACACCAGAGGAAAATGGTGATATTGAAAGCTTCCATAATTCAATTAAAACTGATTATATATGGATCAATGAAATCAATAATTATAATGAAGGTAAAATAATGATAGAGAATGCATTCTATGATTATAATAATATAAGGCCACATTCTACCCTTGATTACTATTCACCTTTGCAGTTTTTAGGTAAATGGAATAATGATAGTAGTTTCAGGGAATATTACAGAGGATTTTTAAAGAATTTGAAAGATAGTTACAGAAGAAGAAAGATTAATTATTATAAGAGGTCGATAATAAATGTCTCATGA
- a CDS encoding transposase has translation MPGRLYTAEEKYNIIMEPFQNPDIAIAEICREHGIAVSLFYKWKEQFLEGGRKGLEGKDPDKSLMKENESLKAIIGEMTIANEILKKII, from the coding sequence ATGCCGGGACGATTATATACAGCTGAGGAGAAATACAATATTATAATGGAGCCATTCCAGAATCCTGACATTGCAATAGCAGAGATATGCAGGGAGCATGGAATAGCAGTATCGTTATTTTATAAATGGAAGGAGCAGTTCCTGGAAGGTGGGAGAAAGGGCTTAGAAGGAAAGGATCCTGACAAGTCTTTAATGAAAGAGAATGAAAGCCTGAAGGCAATAATAGGCGAAATGACAATAGCAAATGAAATTTTAAAAAAAATTATATGA
- a CDS encoding glycosyltransferase, protein MDKHIFLLNDQTKYTGISNVTMDIHSSVDNTTIISLIMNSKKSKKDFYGEGYYGLKASNIQLWPINAYFQKYIYKNIYNEISLNNNYIIHYLNMSIYPVINVNSIITIHDLFAVNKKSNKNKIYSSIIQRNLKKYKKFNFVHTVSNTVKKCCETYGFDGKIVTIYPPVTKGIYKMNNKNELRKKYNIPIDKKVIINVSNNFEYKNTNMLKPIMEKLGNDYYLIHVGSDINTGRVFKNIDVIILNELYNLSDIALLPSSREGFGIPYVEAMATGLPVVASDIDIAREICGGAGIFSEINVNSFVNSIRNIEHDKYPKKSLERCRIFNHNEFKSNIIKLYSTLLLK, encoded by the coding sequence ATGGATAAACATATTTTTCTATTGAACGATCAAACAAAGTATACAGGCATTAGCAATGTAACTATGGATATACATAGCTCTGTTGATAATACAACAATAATATCTCTAATTATGAATAGTAAAAAATCAAAAAAAGATTTTTATGGTGAAGGTTATTACGGATTAAAGGCATCAAATATACAGTTATGGCCAATTAATGCGTATTTTCAAAAATATATTTATAAAAATATATACAATGAAATTTCATTGAATAACAATTATATAATACATTATTTAAATATGTCCATATATCCGGTTATAAATGTAAATTCAATAATAACAATACATGACCTTTTTGCGGTTAATAAAAAATCTAATAAAAATAAAATATATTCATCTATAATACAGAGAAATTTAAAAAAATATAAAAAATTTAATTTTGTTCACACCGTAAGTAATACTGTAAAAAAATGTTGTGAGACTTATGGTTTTGATGGGAAAATAGTTACTATTTATCCTCCTGTTACTAAAGGAATATATAAAATGAACAACAAAAATGAATTAAGGAAAAAATATAATATACCAATAGATAAAAAGGTTATAATTAATGTTTCTAATAATTTCGAATATAAAAATACAAATATGTTAAAACCCATAATGGAAAAACTTGGTAATGATTATTATCTAATACATGTAGGTTCTGATATTAATACTGGAAGAGTATTCAAAAATATTGATGTTATCATACTAAATGAATTATATAATTTATCAGACATTGCCTTATTACCGTCATCGAGAGAAGGATTTGGGATTCCATATGTAGAAGCAATGGCCACGGGATTACCAGTTGTTGCTTCAGATATTGATATTGCAAGGGAGATATGTGGTGGTGCCGGTATATTTTCAGAAATTAATGTAAACTCTTTTGTAAATAGCATAAGAAATATTGAGCATGATAAATATCCAAAAAAATCTTTAGAAAGATGTAGAATATTCAACCATAACGAATTTAAATCTAATATTATTAAGTTATATTCTACTCTATTATTGAAATAA
- a CDS encoding DUF2080 family transposase-associated protein translates to MNNVKIEETTEFTIKGIYGVIERKVTKFGSGAKVDCPKEFLGRRVYLIITKDEK, encoded by the coding sequence ATGAACAATGTAAAGATTGAGGAGACAACAGAGTTCACAATAAAAGGAATCTATGGTGTCATAGAGAGAAAGGTCACGAAGTTCGGATCGGGAGCAAAGGTGGATTGCCCCAAGGAATTCCTTGGCAGGAGAGTTTATTTAATAATAACAAAGGACGAGAAATAG
- a CDS encoding glycosyltransferase family 2 protein encodes MKNESRFISVIITIYKRLEFYNDAIQSVIDQSLAKDEYEIIVVHYIDIEQKFNNIKYIKCGDVTIGEQLSIGVGNSKGNIIVFLDDDDVFTQSKLQAVYNAFSDKKLVYLHNNHKNIDQFDKIINYNKYGSPCFNMSSISVRKDILNLIHLKQLEILQDTFMYFSAIEFKGKIKISNQVLTLYRIHDKNVSISKDLVESIHINISFRNQYIKFLNQFKTKKVINKIKTEITFWNIVLFINDSFEKSNIDIFWFLFFGRMNTIKKIKASIAFILYKHNIFRRFIKQIINGKTKRIFP; translated from the coding sequence ATGAAAAATGAATCTCGTTTTATATCTGTAATAATTACAATTTATAAAAGATTAGAATTTTATAATGATGCAATTCAAAGCGTGATAGATCAGTCTTTAGCAAAAGATGAATATGAAATTATTGTAGTTCATTATATTGACATAGAACAAAAATTTAATAATATTAAATATATAAAATGTGGAGACGTAACTATTGGAGAACAACTGTCAATAGGTGTTGGAAATTCCAAAGGGAATATTATCGTGTTTCTGGATGATGATGATGTGTTTACACAAAGCAAACTTCAAGCTGTTTACAATGCATTTAGTGATAAAAAATTGGTTTATCTCCATAACAATCATAAAAATATTGATCAATTTGATAAAATAATTAATTATAATAAATATGGATCTCCCTGTTTTAATATGTCTTCAATATCTGTTAGAAAGGATATTTTGAATTTAATACATTTAAAACAATTGGAAATATTACAGGACACTTTTATGTATTTCTCTGCGATTGAATTTAAGGGAAAGATTAAAATTTCAAATCAAGTATTAACTTTATATAGAATACATGATAAAAATGTAAGTATAAGCAAAGATTTAGTTGAAAGCATTCACATAAATATTTCATTTAGAAATCAATATATAAAGTTTTTAAATCAGTTCAAAACCAAAAAAGTGATAAATAAAATAAAAACTGAAATAACATTCTGGAATATTGTTTTGTTTATAAATGATTCATTTGAAAAGTCAAATATTGATATTTTTTGGTTTTTATTTTTTGGCCGGATGAATACTATAAAAAAGATAAAAGCATCAATAGCATTCATACTTTATAAACATAATATATTTAGAAGGTTTATTAAACAAATTATAAATGGCAAAACAAAAAGAATATTTCCTTGA
- a CDS encoding integrase core domain-containing protein: MIINAVMDSIIRHFRNTMPENFTLRTDNGPQFISDKFNKILKHMNIKHEYTEKETPAENGDIESFHNSIKTDYIWINEINNFNEGKEIIENAFYDYNNIRPHSTLDYYPPSEFENKYKNDMDFRKEYKLYLEKLKKSRRNRYIKNKKVMSSVS; this comes from the coding sequence ATGATAATCAATGCAGTAATGGACTCAATTATCAGGCATTTCAGAAATACCATGCCTGAGAATTTTACACTGAGGACAGACAATGGCCCACAGTTCATATCAGATAAGTTCAATAAAATCTTAAAACACATGAACATAAAACATGAATACACAGAAAAAGAAACACCAGCAGAGAATGGCGATATTGAATCATTCCACAATTCAATAAAGACTGATTATATATGGATCAATGAAATCAATAATTTCAATGAAGGAAAGGAAATAATAGAGAATGCATTCTATGATTATAACAATATAAGGCCACATTCCACATTGGATTATTATCCCCCATCTGAATTTGAAAATAAATATAAAAATGATATGGATTTCAGAAAAGAGTATAAACTATATCTGGAAAAGTTAAAGAAAAGCCGGCGTAACAGGTATATAAAAAATAAGAAGGTGATGTCAAGTGTCTCTTAG
- a CDS encoding transposase — translation MRNIRTGEEKFNIIMESLTSNETIAEICRRYNIAPSLFYRWKDEFFEGAKQR, via the coding sequence ATGAGGAATATAAGAACAGGTGAGGAAAAATTCAATATTATAATGGAGTCGCTTACCAGCAATGAAACCATAGCAGAGATATGCAGGAGATATAATATAGCACCATCACTGTTTTACAGATGGAAGGATGAATTCTTTGAAGGTGCAAAACAGAGATAG